One Brevibacterium spongiae DNA segment encodes these proteins:
- a CDS encoding FadR/GntR family transcriptional regulator: MSEETTSGSHEFSGLGEVVSLTSAPQQIADHILSGIAVGALPEGTLLPGERTLAADLQVSRSSVRAALLRLERLGVVERRRGRGGGTFVKNARPETLAPMAGRIDEFHAERRNLLDARAVFQNTLAATAARRRSESELAELRELAQIYSQRAEAAAARTADAQFHFAIARAGHNPELVRMAIDIDTKINAGFRHDPFSAELFDHAVADHAAIVEAIAEGDAHKAGQLCEDHFRSTTIVRPPRTT; encoded by the coding sequence GTGAGCGAGGAGACGACGTCCGGGAGCCATGAGTTCTCCGGCCTCGGCGAAGTGGTGAGCCTGACGAGCGCACCCCAGCAGATCGCCGATCACATCCTCTCCGGCATCGCCGTCGGTGCTCTGCCGGAAGGCACACTGCTGCCGGGTGAGCGGACCTTGGCCGCCGATCTGCAGGTCTCACGCTCGAGTGTGCGTGCCGCGCTGCTGCGCCTCGAACGCCTCGGTGTCGTCGAACGTCGCCGTGGACGCGGGGGAGGGACCTTCGTGAAGAACGCCCGCCCCGAGACGCTGGCCCCGATGGCCGGCCGGATCGACGAATTCCATGCCGAGCGGCGCAATCTGCTCGATGCCCGCGCGGTGTTTCAGAATACGTTGGCCGCGACTGCGGCCCGTCGCCGCTCCGAGTCGGAACTTGCCGAGCTGCGCGAGCTGGCGCAGATCTATTCGCAGCGCGCCGAGGCGGCCGCCGCCCGGACCGCGGATGCGCAGTTCCATTTCGCGATCGCCCGGGCCGGACACAACCCGGAACTCGTGCGGATGGCCATCGACATCGATACGAAGATCAACGCCGGGTTCCGGCACGACCCGTTCTCGGCCGAACTCTTCGACCATGCCGTGGCCGACCATGCCGCAATCGTCGAGGCGATCGCCGAGGGGGACGCGCACAAAGCCGGTCAGCTGTGTGAGGACCACTTCCGGTCGACCACCATCGTCCGCCCTCCCCGCACTACCTGA
- the map gene encoding type I methionyl aminopeptidase — MTAHTRLLTPGTISPERAVPKTIARPEYVGRADANEGRGNNFYNAEEIEIVRAAGRIAANALAAVGEMIVPGITTDDIDAVAHEYMCDHGAYPSTLGYRGFPKSVCTSVNEVICHGIPDSTVIEDGDIVNVDITAYYQGMHGDTNYTFTAGDVDEESRLLIERTYEAMMRGIKAVKPGREINIVGRVIEKYAKRFDYGVVRDYSGHGVGREFHSGLIIPHYDAAPAHAETIEPGMIFTIEPMLNLGTIDWDVWDDAWTVVTRDRKRSAQFEHTLVVTDTGTDILTLPDADTAIASGPVSHVD, encoded by the coding sequence ATGACTGCTCACACGCGCCTCCTCACTCCCGGCACCATCTCCCCCGAGCGGGCAGTGCCGAAGACCATCGCCCGCCCTGAGTACGTCGGACGCGCCGACGCGAACGAAGGACGCGGAAACAACTTCTACAATGCCGAAGAGATCGAGATCGTCCGGGCGGCCGGCCGGATCGCCGCCAACGCTCTGGCCGCTGTCGGGGAGATGATCGTCCCCGGGATCACGACCGATGACATCGACGCCGTCGCCCACGAATACATGTGCGATCACGGTGCGTACCCGTCGACGCTGGGCTATCGCGGTTTCCCGAAGTCCGTGTGCACCTCGGTCAACGAGGTCATCTGCCACGGCATTCCCGATTCGACCGTCATCGAGGACGGGGACATCGTCAACGTCGACATCACCGCGTACTACCAGGGCATGCACGGCGACACGAACTACACGTTCACCGCCGGCGACGTCGACGAGGAGTCGCGCCTGCTCATCGAACGCACCTACGAGGCGATGATGCGCGGCATCAAGGCCGTCAAACCGGGACGCGAGATCAACATCGTCGGACGCGTCATCGAAAAGTATGCGAAGCGCTTCGACTACGGCGTCGTCCGCGACTACAGCGGACACGGCGTCGGTCGCGAGTTCCACTCCGGACTCATCATCCCCCACTACGATGCCGCGCCAGCGCACGCGGAGACCATCGAACCGGGCATGATCTTCACGATCGAGCCGATGCTCAACCTCGGCACGATCGACTGGGATGTGTGGGACGACGCCTGGACGGTGGTGACGAGGGATCGGAAACGCTCGGCCCAGTTCGAACACACCCTCGTCGTCACCGACACCGGAACCGATATCCTCACCCTCCCCGATGCGGACACCGCCATCGCCTCCGGACCGGTGAGCCATGTCGACTGA